The Akkermansia muciniphila genome includes the window GTGGACTCTCCCGGCAGTGGCGGAAAACCCTCCCGCTCCCACGCGGGAAGTGGAATGCTTCTCCTGCCGCCGGAGCACATCCGTTCCCGTCACCGCCGTTTCCGCCAGATGCGGGCACTGCTCCGCCTACATCAAGCTGGATGACGTTATTCTGCACAGCAGAACGCACAGGACCAGGGTGCAGACCTGCGGAAGCGTCACCGTACAGGCCAATGCAGACCTGAAGGGACTGAACGTGGAATGCCGTGACCTGGTCTTATACGGAAGGGCGTCCGGCGACTTTCTGTGCCGGGGCGTCTGCAAGATCAAAACGGACCAGCACATCTCCGGCTCCATCTCCGCCCGCAGGCTGGTAGTGGAGAGGAAGACGACGGTGCTGGTCACAGGAGCCATTCACGTGGAAAACAT containing:
- a CDS encoding polymer-forming cytoskeletal protein, whose protein sequence is MNPPFQPIPRTSNAPSGKITRPAPAPPWTLPAVAENPPAPTREVECFSCRRSTSVPVTAVSARCGHCSAYIKLDDVILHSRTHRTRVQTCGSVTVQANADLKGLNVECRDLVLYGRASGDFLCRGVCKIKTDQHISGSISARRLVVERKTTVLVTGAIHVENIWIQGALEGTLTADETVTIHRHAKFLGDITARRLIIEEGGAHQGSFTRLT